The Theobroma cacao cultivar B97-61/B2 chromosome 2, Criollo_cocoa_genome_V2, whole genome shotgun sequence genome includes the window GAATGCCTTTTGAGACCTCGTAAGGCTTTTGTACCAGTTTTTTCattcctctcttttttccttttcttttttttttgaataataaaataaactaaaaatattaattaaaataatatattttaatgtaaaacaatatatatatatatatatgtatatttttgaaacatcaaaaaattaattttctgcacataaaaacaaaataaatttatacatactataatatagaaaactagagtatgcaatttaaattacaatgacacgtgagcccctaaataactgagaaggtttaagtctataaccttgctttctaggatgcaactccgaaatttacttctcgatgcaattgacagtctactgcctattctgagcctgaaaaatgtataggaagaaggggtgagattataaaatctcagtgagtagacatatatcatcaaaataatctaaagccgagtaataggagacaattaaaataattcatcccaacccacataaataattggatttcatctaattactcaacatggcttatgcacttttcaaaaacttggcccttgccaaaaatccattctcggggataccccgCGGAGGCATCttactgagaccgccaaggctgtttattgtcacacacacaaacacatttcacctcttacaacacagccgttccttggcgttggctgagtccaagtttcacgtggtggccagcgtgaagtgtactcaaatcctacctcgggagttatcctacgcgcctctccaatcgaggtaagctcaataattgagaaccgtgcccctctaactaggctggcccacggaacccccgtcactgcagtgcccactttataatccactaaccaataaaattacaatagtatgacatggctcacttaacacattcaaggtAAATCAAAAcagttcacatattctttaaatcataaaaataactagtcatacccacatttatcataagccatttaatgtaaaatcatggataaacaatacaatcatagtataggtctccaattactctatttttgaaatcattattaaattttcaaaatttataaattatttataaatccaTTTNNNNNNNNNNNNNNNNNNNNNNNNNNNNNNNNNNNNNNNNNNNNNNNNNNNNNNNNNNNNNNNNNNNNNNNNNNNNNNNNNNNNNNNNNNNNNNNNNNNNNNNNNNNNNNNNNNNNNNNNNNNNNNNNNNNNNNNNNNNNNNNNNNNNNNNNNNNNNNNNNNNNNNNNNNNNNNNNNNNNNNNNNNNNNNNNNNNNNNNNNNNNNNNNNNNNNNNNNNNNNNNNNNNNNNNNNNNNNNNNNNNNNNNNNNNNNNNNNNNNNNNNNNNNNNNNNNNNNNNNNNNNNNNNNNNNNNNNNNNNNNNNNNNNNNNNNNNNNNNNNNNNNNNNNNNNNNNNNNNNNNNNNNNNNNNNNNNNNNNNNNNNNNNNNNNNNNNNNNNNNNNNNNNNNNNNNNNNNNNNNNNNNNNNNNNNNNNNNNNNNNNNNNNNNNNNNNNNNNNNNNNNNNNNNNNNNNNNNNNNNNNNNNNNNNNNNNNNNNNNNNNNNNNNNNNNNNNNNNNNNNNNNNNNNNNNNNNNNNNNNNNNNNNNNNNNNNNNNNNNNNNNNNNNNNNNNNNNNNNNNNNNNNNNNNNNNNNNNNNNNNNNNNNNNNNNNNNNNNNNNNNNNNNNNNNNNNNNNNNNNNNNNNNNNNNNNNNNNNNNNNNNNNNNNNNNNNNNNNNNNNNNNNNNNNNNNNNNNNNNNNNNNNNNNNNNNNNNNNNNNNNNNNNNNNNNNNNNNNNNNNNNNNNNNNNNNNNNNNNNNNNNNNNNNNNNNNNNNNNNNNNNNNNNNNNNNNNNNNNNNNNNNNNNNNNNNNNNNNNNNNNNNNNNNNNNNNNNNNNNNNNNNNNNNNNNNNNNNNNNNNNNNNNNNNNNNNNNNNNNNNNNNNNNNNNNNNNNNNNNNNNNNNNNNNNNNNNNNNNNNNNNNNNNNNNNNNNNNNNNNNNNNNNNNNNNNNNNNNNNNNNNNNNNNNNNNNNNNNNNNNNNNNNNNNNNNNNNNNNNNNNNNNNNNNNNNNNNNNNNNNNNNNNNNNNNNNNNNNNNNNNNNNNNNNNNNNNNNNNNNNNNNNNNNNNNNNNNNNNNNNNNNNNNNNNNNNNNNNNNNNNNNNNNNNNNNNNNNNNNNNNNNNNNNNNNNNNNNNNNNNNNNNNNNNNNNNNNNNNNNNNNNNNNNNNNNNNNNNNNNNNNNNNNNNNNNNNNNNNNNNNNNNNNNNNNNNNNNNNNNNNNNNNNNNNNNNNNNNNNNNNNNNNNNNNNNNNNNNNNNNNNNNNNNNNNNNNNNNNNNNNNNNNNNNNNNNNNNNNNNNNNNNNNNNNNNNNNNNNNNNNNNttgatcctcgaactccgaattaccattttgagtcatccctgaactgtgaaactcttaatttcaccttaaaattcctatttgaactagttcgaggcttaatcgactcaataGTACCATTAGGGCAATATaatcttttaacgatttctcgaactccctaaatatacaaacattctatcgagcatgtgaatgacaatataattattttacaaagcagggtttgacaatctaggtaggttattctcacataACATGCCATTTTTTCTAAAGTCTTATTATTTCTTTCCATTACTCTATTTTGTTGTGGTGTCCTAGGAGCTAAAAAATTGTGATAATATCCATTTTCATCATAGAGTTGTTCAAAGCctagattttcaaattctttctcATGATAACTTCTaaaatttgttattttgtaccctttttcattttcaacccttttgcaaaaaaaagtaaatatttttaaagcttCATCTTTGTGTGCAAGAAAGAAAACCTAAGAGAATCTAGTATAGTCATCCACAACTACTAGGCCATAGTTCTTTCCACCTAAGCTAGTGGTCCTAGTTGGTCCAAAAAATCTATGTGAAGTAATTGCAATGCTCTAATGGTAGTTACATCCTTTTTAGATTTAAATGAGTTTTTGTTATGTTTGCCTTGAGCACAAGCATCACAAAGttgattattttcaaaatttagctTGGGAAGTCCTATCACAAGATCTAGAgacaataattttgaaattgtatTCATGCTAGCATGTTCTAGTTTTCCATGCCACAACCAACTATCCTCATTCTTTTTAGCCATGAAACACACATTATTAGAAGATAAATCATTCAAGAAAACAACATATGTGTTGCTTTGTCTATTTCTAACAAataaagtttcatttgttttgaTATCAACAACATGACatattgaaaattcaaagatgaTTCTAATAACCTTATCACAAAGTTGGCTTATGCTCAGTAAATTATGTTTAAGACcatctacaaaaaaaaaaacattttcaatttaagAGGAGGAGTTTTTACCAATTGTGCCAATACCTTCTATTTGACCTTTTGAGTTGTCACCAAAGGTTACATTTCCTCCTTTCTTTGGCTTTAATTCCTTGAAGAATTCCTTAGTTCTAGTCATATGTCTAGAACACCCATTATCGAGATAccactttcctttttcttgtgcTCTTGATTTCAAGCAAGTGAGCTCCTCCTATAAAGGCaaaaatcaaacattttacTTTGGTACCCAATTTTTCTTAGGTCCACATATGTTAGTGCCCATGGCTTTTTTTGGAACCCACTCCAATTTCACTATCTTACCATGTGGAGGTTTtgttccttttggaacccacaCACTTTTGACTTCCTTACCCCTAAAATTGTAGTTCTCAAAGGACAAGTGTAAGTGGAGTGTCCTActttatgacaataaatgcaTCTGATAAAGGATCCAacttttacattttctttaacaaagaaatttttaaaatgtgttTCCTTTTGAGTTCCATCATAGCCTATTCCTTCTTTGTCAAAGAATGCTCTTTGTGTTTCTAGcatatcaattaatttttgttgaatattaaaCTTTGAGAATGTAGCAtgcaaattttcatttttcctctttaactcatttttctcaattttcaaGTCTTTGACTATGGTTTCTAGTTCTATTTTTGCTTTGACTAAAAActcattttctactttaaGTTTGGATATAATGTTATTGTATTTCAAtgctttttcttcaaattcaaatattaagTCATCATATGCACATTGTAATTCATCAAATAAGTATGATTCTTGATCTAAGGTATATGAATTTGAATTATGAGAAGTAGAGCATACCTTGGCGTCTTCAAGTGCCATGAAACAAAGATTGGCAACTTCATCCTCTTCATCTTGAAAGTCATCACTATCACTCCAAGTGGCCACCATGGCTTCCTCCTTGAAGTTCTTTGGAACACTCTTCTTGTTTGGACATTCATATTTGGTATGTCCTATTTTTTTGCACTCATAGCATATTAAGTGGTTTTTTCTATGTTCCCTTTTTGGCATGTCTCTTGTAGAAGGCTTCCTACCCCTATAGTTCTTTCTCATAAATTTACTAAATCTTTTGGCTAGAATGGCTATATGCCCATCTTCTCACTCTCATCTTTTACATTtctctcatcttcttcaattttGGATTGTAAGgctattcctttctttttattgttttactttttttcatcatttaaagCATTCTCATGTTTTATTGTCATCTCATATGTAAGTAAGAATCTTATAAGTTCCTCTAGTTTGAAGTTATTTAGGCTTCTTGCTTTCTTTATGGCCGTCACTTTTGGTCTCCATGTTTTGGGAAGACTATAAAGTATCTTTTTAACAAGTTGGGCGTTCAGGAAATCTTTTCCTAAGGCTTTTATTCCTCTAACTATGTGAGTGAATCTCTTATACATTTGATTTATGgactcattttctttcaaccTAAATAGCTCATAATCATGTGTGAGAAGTCCTATCTTGGATTCCTTTACTTGATTTGTTCCCTCTTACATTGTTTCTAAAGTATCCCAAATTTGTTTAGTGGTTTCACACATGGATACTCTATTGAATTCACTAGCACTTAGAGAACAAATAAGTGTATTGAATACCTTGCAATTTGTTTGTATtaacttgttttctttgtCATCCCATTCTTTCCTagtttttataatggtttttcCATCTATATCCTTAGTGGGAACATACGAGCCATCTAAGATAACATTctgaacatcaaaatcaaCTGATTGAGTGAAcatttccattattttcttCCAATAGGGATAGTTCGTACTTGAGAAGAATGGGCGTCTTTGAGCTGAATGCCTTTCGCCAAGAACAGCTAAGGTGGATTTCATTTGATAAGTTGAGCTTTGCTTTTCGGATCACTCAAGGCTTTTAAACCTGTAGAATTGAGCCCTcactctgataccaattgttaggTTAATAAGCTCAATATGATTAGGTCTAAGAAGGGGGTGAATTGGACTATTTtcagaatttttaaaaaaaattattttcctttttgaacaaaatattttctttaattcaaAAGCTGagtttaaaaagaaaacaaactaATAGGCTTTTAGATCAATGAAAGAGAATTGAATTTTCAAGTAAAATGAATAGTAGAGAAATTAACACAAGTGTTTTATAGAGGTTCAGCCTCTTTAGCTATGTCTTCTCCCTTAGATTCACTAAGCAGTTTAGAATCCACTATTCAATCAAAAAGCTCAATACAATGCCTTTTGTGGATTAAGCATAACCATACAATACAATGCCTTTGTATGGTTAAAGCACAACCACTCTACCTTTTCTATTGGTTAGGGTATAACCACACAAGCAAATACAATGAGAGAAATGTAGGTGCAACAATAGTGCTTCTTAAGGTTGAGTGAAGAATTTGGTGCAATACTTGAAGAAAAGAATGGAAGCCTAATAAATGCTTAACTAGAAGACTTTTTGTATTTAAGAAGAGTACAACAGATTTTGAATGTATCTTGGCTAATTCTCCTTTCTTGAGTTGTGTTTTCAAGTTTTCTAACCTTCATAAATGTTGAGGAAGCTTGTATTTATAGTTGCTAAAGCTTCAAGGGTAGTTAAGAGAGCATTTAATGTGAAAACAGTCgtttttctctttatccaaTGCTTCAACAGTCATtttgtatcgatacatatgtgaatgtatcgatacattgccttttgttttgaattccCATCgagatgtatcgatacatttattcatgtatcgatatatttgaACTTACCTGTAGGGATCTCTGTAATTTGCTTAaatatgtattgatacatgacactatgtatcgatacttttagATCAGTGAGCATTCTGTTgaaaatatatcgatacatttgagaaatgtatcaatatttttaggtCAATATGCATTCTGTCTCAATTCTATTGATACAATTGAGGATGTATAGATAGATTAAGTTTGACTTTTGAGTTTTGACTTTTGCTgaagaacatgtatcgatagatgttgTAATCTATCGATAGTTATCCAAAGGTATCGATACATgaagaacatgtatcgatagatttggaCCAAAATGCATTTTTAGAGCTTGTTTtcacatcttttctttttcaaacttACTTGGCATTGTTTGAGAACATGAGACCTTTGATCCTTTGTGAGTTAGgtgaaattttgatcatttctttttgtcatttcaaaatataaaagataattagGTTAACAAATTGTTTGGATGGCTTTTCCCATCTATGAAAAAAATGACTTTTCAGTATAACATATTGGAACTGATGATATAATAGTTGATCCTTTAAGCAAGGGATTGTGCCTTCTCACTTTCAAGAAACATATTATCAACATGGGTATCGTGGAATCTTTTGATGCACTTAGTTATTGGGAGGATTTGTCATTGTTTTatgctttatttttaattttatgtggaGCACATCACTAATGatgtatttgaatttattattaataataattattcaagGATATTTAGTCATAAAGTATTTATATATGCATACATTTTGTATATGTGAAGACTTAAGACTTGGGTTAGTCTTAAACATAGGTTGAGGCATAAATTGATAGCTTTGAAAATATATTGTCTTTGGCAAGTGAAGTATATTTCCAGATATGTAAGgcaagaaaatttatttttcaaaatttaaatttaaataatgtaATTCAAGTGGAAGATTGTTagattttcttaaataattgaaGTGTACAGttacattatttaatttacttttaagGTTTTATAAAAGTCAagctaatttaatttaatctttataaaatgataatattatAATCCATAATATATTCTAATAAAATGGATTACACTCAAATGTTATTTGTGGACTTATTATTGTAGGTTTGTATAGAGAACTTCAAATCTTACTATGAGTGGGACTAACAATTTGCTACATAAAGGAAATGGTAGTTCTCCCCTCCTCTCTGCAAAgaacattaaaaattttactcaCTGAAAAGTTATATATTAAGGCGAAAGAAATCGTAATACATTAAATTCTAATATCTGATgagtattatttttattatcaaatCATGTATTAAGAATCAAATATGCTTTTATGATCTAAATATCAATTACGACACGTCCTagatttaatataatttattaaaaataaaatttaacagatGATTAACCTGTAGCTaaaaatttatgattaaattaatcaaatttctcCATCCCAAAGTTCCTCAGCAGTCCTGAAAGGCCCGTATTTGGAGATGTAATCTTCACCGCCGCAAAGTCTGCTTTGTGGGATCTCATTGATCTTTTTCACCTCGTCTTCGCTCAAAGTCCAGTTGAATATCTCAAGGTTGCTTTTCATCCTCTCCTTGTTGAAACTCTTCACTAATATACTTATCCCTTGCTCATACGCCCATCTCAGACAAATCTGTTTTTGGATGTAGAATTGTTgtgtgttgatttttttttactttttttcacAACAAAATAttggagaaaagaaagagcacaattttttttcttttaatttgggGAAAGTACCTGAGCAACGGTCCTTCCTTTTTCCTTAGCTATTTCTTGGAGCAATTCACACTCCAGAACTCTGTTGCTGCCCCATATGGTACCTTTGGCTCCCAATGGAGCGTAAGCTGTCAAGAGGATACCATTTGTCCTGCAAAACTCTCTTAGCTTCTTTTGTTGCCACAGTGGGTTCAATTCCACCTTGCACAAATTGTAACAACTTCCTTATCACTGTTCAAAGTTCAAACCAGATTGAAATGCTTTTGAAAGGAGAGTAACCTGATTAACAGCTGGAGGGATCTTTGCAAAGGCTAGGATGTCAGCCAACTTTTTGCAGGAAAAATTGCTAACGCCAACACTTTTTGTGAGGCGAAGCCTTTGGCAATCTTCCATGGCTTTCCATACCAAATTGAAATCCATTGGGAGGAAATCTTCCTGCTTAATGGGGAATTCATAAATCCCTGGTTTTGAGCTCACTGGCCAATGAATGAGATAAAGATCAAGATACTCCAACTTGAGATTTCTGCAGGACAAACAGTTTAAACCAAAGAATTTACATTTTCACATAGATTACAGAAAATTTTgtgtaaaaaaagaaactaaaagaGGAAATATAAGTTGGCACTAATTTACCGTAAGCTCCTCTGAAGGGCAGGGAGAACAAGTTCCCCATGGGCATCGCCGCACCAAAGCTTGGAAGTGATGAAGAGCTCGTCTCGACATTTAATTAAGCCAACCGAAAGTGCTTCTGCGATTGCTTCACCAAGTGGCTGCTCTGTCCCGTACAAGCAAGCTGTATCAAAGTGCCTGTAACCAAGTTCCATTGCTTGGAAAATCGCCGTTTTCGTAAGTTCTGATCCTACAGGTGGAGAAGCTGCAGTGCCAAAGCCCAAAAGCGGCATTCGCCTGCCACTGGAGGCCAAAACGCATTCTGGAATATTGAAAGAGGTTGCCTTAAAATTGCTATCCATCTGCTTCACAGTGTCAGCCTGGGTTCTTCAAGAACTCAAAAATGTTGCTCTTAGTCTTGATTTAGCAAAGTAAGTAGTAGTTGTTGACCTTGGCATGTTTTTGGATGGTTTGAGTGTAGTGTACACGAGGAACACGACAAGGATGGACGTGGCACGTGAACTAAATTATTGCAATCAGGATTCCACTGAACACATGGGCTTGGCCTTTGTTTAATTCTATTGGGGATAGAAATTTGCagtttttctcctttcttcagTGGCCTTGGACTCTGAGTGGACATGGTGCCTGATCTGTTGCTTGCAGATAGCTTTGGTCACGAGCGTAGAGCTTTGGACCTTCATCTTCTTGTTTCTACTTCCCCCACTGGATCAGTTCTTCATCCAGGCTTCACCGTCCCCAGTCTAACcgtcaaaatcaaaattcaaatcctCCCATTTTCTTAGGGATGGCAATGGGAAATTCGCTACGGCGTATTTGTGAATACCCGACTCGATTATAAAGGATTAAGATATACAATAACCAAGTTCGGGTAGGGTTTGGATAGTAATTTCATTATCTATATTGAGTTCAGGTAGAGTTCGGGTACTACCCTTGGGTACCCGATATTTGAACtcaattatgttttttttttaatttcatgtaattaaagataaactcatattgttaattaaattaatttatgaaattatgattattaattaatttataatatcttttaatatatatactctatatattgtgttaatttataaagaataaaattactattatatatatatatatacttttagtgtatatattttaaatataaacatatttactttctattttgcattaatgttacaaaaattataacttataaaattattaattataatatagtacctttgtttttataaacttataaaatatataccaTAAACGAAATTGTAAGATTAGAATAATTTTGGAACctagctattttttttttaatttcatggaCAAAcccatatagttaattaaacttGTAATGTTTAAGTTGttgtttgaatatttgtttttagttatttaattttatatttgagatatttgttttttgattatttaaatttaaattttattgtttgtgtgctttt containing:
- the LOC18609357 gene encoding non-functional NADPH-dependent codeinone reductase 2, producing the protein MDSNFKATSFNIPECVLASSGRRMPLLGFGTAASPPVGSELTKTAIFQAMELGYRHFDTACLYGTEQPLGEAIAEALSVGLIKCRDELFITSKLWCGDAHGELVLPALQRSLRNLKLEYLDLYLIHWPVSSKPGIYEFPIKQEDFLPMDFNLVWKAMEDCQRLRLTKSVGVSNFSCKKLADILAFAKIPPAVNQVELNPLWQQKKLREFCRTNGILLTAYAPLGAKGTIWGSNRVLECELLQEIAKEKGRTVAQICLRWAYEQGISILVKSFNKERMKSNLEIFNWTLSEDEVKKINEIPQSRLCGGEDYISKYGPFRTAEELWDGEI